From one Staphylococcus kloosii genomic stretch:
- a CDS encoding sugar transferase, which yields MKKRALDFIISVLGLTLTSPMILIFAVLIRLNMGKPVFYKQIRPGKNEVPFTLIKFRTMTNQQDLNGVLLPDELRKTRLGSFIRSTSIDELPQLYNVLKGDLSIVGPRPLLMEYLTLYNAKQRLRHVVKPGITGLAQIKGRNALSWEHKFKYDVWYVKNQSMKLDLYIIFMTIIKVVLRKNVNAQNHATMYKFKGTKL from the coding sequence ATGAAAAAGAGAGCATTGGATTTCATCATCAGTGTGCTAGGTTTAACATTAACATCACCAATGATTTTAATATTTGCAGTATTAATTAGATTGAATATGGGAAAACCAGTATTTTATAAACAAATACGACCTGGTAAAAACGAAGTACCTTTTACTTTGATCAAGTTTAGAACTATGACGAATCAACAAGATTTAAATGGTGTGTTGTTACCTGATGAATTACGTAAAACAAGATTAGGTTCATTCATTCGAAGTACTAGTATTGACGAATTACCACAACTGTATAATGTACTAAAGGGTGATTTAAGTATTGTTGGACCACGTCCATTATTAATGGAATATTTAACATTATATAACGCTAAACAACGACTACGTCATGTTGTAAAGCCAGGTATAACTGGGCTTGCACAAATTAAAGGTAGAAATGCTTTATCGTGGGAACACAAATTTAAATATGACGTATGGTATGTCAAAAATCAATCTATGAAATTAGATTTATATATTATTTTTATGACAATCATAAAAGTGGTTTTACGTAAAAATGTGAATGCCCAAAATCATGCAACGATGTATAAATTTAAGGGCACGAAATTATGA
- a CDS encoding acetyltransferase produces the protein MKKIILIGNGGHAKVIKDIVKKSESYQLSGYLDDAIVRKSYSNDIFYDNLSNISNYYRTHHFIIAIGDNNKRQQIVHRFANIKLNYATLIHPTATIGSNVKIDKGSVIMPNTTINADTMIGKHCIINTMSCIEHDNKICDYVHIAPNATLTGNVVINKGTFIGASATVIPNINIGQNVIVGAGSTVINDIADNHTVYGSPANNKR, from the coding sequence ATGAAGAAAATAATATTAATAGGTAACGGTGGGCATGCCAAAGTGATAAAGGACATTGTAAAAAAATCAGAGAGCTATCAATTGTCAGGTTATCTTGATGATGCAATTGTTCGCAAAAGTTATAGCAATGACATTTTTTATGATAATTTAAGTAATATTAGCAATTATTATCGCACGCATCATTTTATTATTGCTATTGGCGATAATAATAAGCGACAACAAATTGTTCATCGCTTTGCTAACATCAAACTAAATTATGCAACGCTCATTCATCCCACTGCCACTATCGGCTCAAATGTAAAGATAGACAAAGGTAGTGTTATCATGCCGAATACTACTATTAATGCAGATACTATGATTGGCAAGCATTGTATCATTAATACGATGAGTTGTATTGAACATGATAATAAGATTTGTGATTATGTTCATATTGCACCTAATGCCACGTTGACAGGAAATGTAGTTATTAATAAAGGGACATTTATTGGTGCAAGTGCCACGGTTATTCCAAATATTAATATCGGTCAAAACGTCATCGTAGGAGCAGGATCTACTGTTATAAACGACATAGCGGATAATCATACAGTTTATGGCTCGCCAGCGAATAATAAGAGGTGA
- a CDS encoding DegT/DnrJ/EryC1/StrS family aminotransferase, whose protein sequence is MSNDRIYLSRPHMGGSEQLFINDAFKKNWIAPLGDNVNNFENKMQSYTGAKSTLALSSGTAAIHLALIESGVKQNDVVFCSSLTFCATANPILYLQARPVFIDSELDTWNMCPKSLEKALEKYTAMGQKPKAVIVVNLYGQTAQFDKIIALCNEYNVTLIEDAAESLGSTFRDKMSGTLGDFGIFSFNGNKIITTSGGGMLLSHNKKAIEHALFLATQARDDASHYQHSELGFNYRLSNICAGIGLGQLEVLTDRVNQRRAIFERYAQALQFTEVKFQIELNHTLSNRWLTAFVLTNNDNKLTPMTIINKLAEHNIEARRIWKPMHMQPLYNDYDFVSVDEDNAQAIFERGVCLPSSSDLTIAQQDKVIEIVKDIIETHKMNN, encoded by the coding sequence ATGAGTAACGACAGAATTTATTTATCTCGTCCACACATGGGTGGTAGCGAGCAACTATTTATCAATGATGCATTTAAGAAAAACTGGATAGCACCTTTAGGAGACAATGTAAATAATTTTGAGAATAAGATGCAAAGTTATACTGGTGCAAAATCAACATTAGCATTAAGTAGTGGGACAGCGGCTATTCATCTTGCACTTATAGAAAGTGGTGTAAAACAAAATGATGTTGTTTTTTGTTCATCGCTAACCTTTTGTGCAACTGCAAACCCTATTTTATACTTACAAGCACGACCAGTATTTATTGATTCAGAGTTAGATACTTGGAATATGTGTCCAAAATCTTTAGAAAAAGCATTAGAAAAATATACCGCGATGGGTCAAAAACCAAAAGCAGTAATTGTAGTGAACTTATATGGGCAAACGGCACAATTTGATAAAATTATAGCACTATGTAATGAATATAATGTTACTTTAATCGAAGATGCTGCTGAGTCTTTAGGTTCTACTTTTAGAGATAAGATGAGCGGGACACTTGGAGATTTCGGTATATTTTCTTTCAATGGTAATAAAATTATAACGACTAGTGGTGGAGGCATGTTGCTGTCTCATAATAAAAAAGCTATAGAGCATGCCTTATTTTTAGCGACTCAAGCGAGAGATGATGCATCTCATTACCAACATAGTGAGTTAGGGTTTAATTATCGATTAAGTAATATTTGTGCAGGAATAGGGCTAGGTCAATTAGAAGTACTTACAGATAGGGTGAATCAGCGACGTGCTATTTTCGAACGATATGCCCAAGCTTTACAATTTACGGAAGTTAAATTCCAAATTGAACTTAATCATACTTTATCAAATAGATGGTTGACGGCATTTGTGTTAACAAATAATGACAATAAGCTGACACCTATGACTATCATTAATAAGTTAGCAGAGCACAATATTGAAGCAAGAAGAATATGGAAACCAATGCACATGCAACCACTATATAATGACTATGATTTTGTTTCTGTAGATGAAGATAATGCCCAAGCTATTTTTGAACGTGGCGTGTGTTTACCATCAAGTTCCGATTTAACAATAGCGCAACAAGATAAAGTTATCGAAATTGTTAAAGATATAATTGAAACACATAAAATGAATAATTAA
- a CDS encoding AraC family transcriptional regulator — translation MDYNYQIHDSDINIKDSFNNIHIFFVLSGHVSFYDKAYLGKFQKHEFFILEPYTSPNLLINSGKVIALTINKLSFNRFSLFGWDQLYLDKSKIEHFIKREFLETVIAIYEKDQFNADICIIKLINYIRLGQYYKENTLENANPLVKKVLDYVNNHYKEDLSLADIADNFYVNASYLSRVFSESMNLSLIKYIRKIKIYRLAVEMLTSNYNEIWKEYGYRSQSTFLKNFHRVFNMSPDEFIKKYKTTQTHKEPFPNELYLHLKELVAQYTID, via the coding sequence ATGGATTACAATTATCAAATTCACGATTCTGATATTAATATAAAAGATAGCTTCAATAATATTCATATATTTTTTGTATTGTCTGGACATGTATCGTTTTATGACAAAGCTTATCTAGGTAAATTTCAAAAACATGAATTTTTTATACTCGAACCCTATACCTCTCCCAATTTACTTATAAATTCAGGTAAAGTTATAGCTCTGACTATCAATAAGTTAAGTTTTAATCGATTTTCACTTTTTGGATGGGATCAACTTTATCTAGATAAATCTAAAATAGAGCATTTTATTAAAAGAGAATTTCTCGAGACGGTAATCGCAATTTATGAGAAAGATCAGTTCAATGCTGATATTTGTATTATTAAATTGATTAACTATATACGTTTAGGACAGTATTATAAAGAGAACACATTAGAAAATGCTAATCCATTAGTTAAAAAGGTATTGGATTACGTAAACAATCATTATAAAGAAGATTTATCATTAGCTGATATAGCAGATAATTTTTATGTAAATGCAAGTTATCTATCTAGAGTATTTTCAGAATCAATGAATCTCTCTCTTATAAAATATATCAGAAAAATCAAAATATATAGATTAGCTGTAGAAATGTTAACATCCAATTATAATGAAATATGGAAAGAATACGGATATCGTTCACAATCTACTTTTTTGAAAAATTTCCACCGTGTGTTTAACATGTCTCCAGATGAATTTATAAAAAAATATAAAACTACACAGACACATAAAGAACCTTTCCCTAATGAACTATACCTTCATTTAAAGGAACTAGTAGCGCAATATACGATAGATTAA
- the menE gene encoding o-succinylbenzoate--CoA ligase, with translation MEFWLEQQAKNKGDKIFINDGHTQLTFKACYDLSLKVANNLVELNRTRLGLYINNSINAVILINAAWIAGIELAMINTRLTKQEILNQMASIDVDTIVSTLELELEGISIIDGQEMITKEDDNDRTQKANFNLNSIASIMFTSGTTGPQKAVPQTFANHLASAQGCKQSLGFDDNTVWLSVLPIYHISGLSVILRAIIQGFAVRIEQKFDTQRMLEIIREEHPTHLSLVPQTLQWLLDAGLSQPYNIEKILLGGAKLSSQLIDKSLQCNLPIYNSFGMTETCSQFLTASPDMLSERYDTVGKPSDNVQVAISKPDGNGHGELLIKGDNVMNGYLYPSNLTDVFEDGYFNTGDIAEIDEQGYVMVYDRRKDLIISGGENIYPYEIESIAKYYDGIKDAMCIGIEDSTWGQVPYLYYVADEAIDHNLLHRFLLEKLAKYKVPKNFERVEQLPYTSTGKLQRSKITGY, from the coding sequence GTGGAATTTTGGTTAGAACAACAAGCTAAAAACAAAGGTGATAAAATTTTTATTAACGATGGGCATACACAATTAACCTTTAAAGCATGTTATGACTTATCACTAAAGGTTGCAAATAATTTAGTGGAACTTAACAGAACGAGATTAGGGTTATATATTAACAATAGTATAAATGCCGTTATATTAATTAATGCTGCATGGATAGCTGGCATTGAATTAGCGATGATCAATACTAGGCTAACTAAACAAGAAATTTTAAATCAAATGGCTTCAATCGATGTGGATACAATTGTTTCAACACTCGAGCTTGAGTTAGAAGGTATATCAATAATAGATGGGCAAGAAATGATCACTAAAGAAGATGATAATGATAGAACGCAAAAAGCCAATTTTAATTTAAATTCCATTGCTTCTATTATGTTTACTTCGGGTACGACTGGACCTCAAAAAGCAGTGCCACAAACTTTTGCTAACCATTTAGCCAGTGCACAAGGTTGCAAACAAAGTTTAGGTTTTGACGATAATACCGTGTGGTTATCTGTATTACCTATATATCATATTTCGGGTTTGAGTGTTATTTTAAGAGCGATCATTCAAGGGTTTGCAGTGCGTATAGAACAAAAATTTGATACACAGCGTATGTTAGAAATTATTCGTGAAGAACATCCGACACATCTCTCACTTGTACCTCAAACGCTACAATGGTTACTTGATGCAGGATTGTCACAACCATATAATATTGAAAAAATCTTACTAGGTGGGGCGAAACTATCGAGTCAGCTTATTGATAAGTCATTGCAATGTAACTTACCAATATATAATTCCTTTGGTATGACGGAAACTTGTTCACAATTTTTAACTGCTTCTCCAGATATGTTATCAGAACGTTATGATACAGTGGGTAAACCTAGTGATAATGTGCAAGTAGCTATATCAAAACCTGATGGTAATGGTCATGGAGAACTGCTAATCAAAGGTGACAATGTAATGAATGGTTATCTTTATCCTAGTAATTTAACGGATGTTTTTGAAGATGGTTATTTCAATACAGGTGATATTGCAGAAATTGATGAACAAGGGTACGTAATGGTTTACGACCGTCGAAAAGACTTAATAATAAGTGGTGGAGAAAATATTTATCCATATGAAATTGAATCGATAGCTAAATATTATGACGGTATTAAAGACGCAATGTGTATCGGTATTGAAGATTCCACATGGGGACAAGTGCCATATTTATATTATGTAGCCGATGAAGCAATAGATCATAATCTGTTACACAGATTTCTGTTGGAAAAGTTGGCTAAATATAAAGTACCGAAAAATTTTGAACGTGTAGAACAATTGCCTTATACTTCTACCGGCAAATTACAAAGAAGTAAAATTACTGGTTATTAA
- the menC gene encoding o-succinylbenzoate synthase, with product MKIINLEIYYYNENFKQPIITPKITLSERKALIIKLTTDNGESYYGECNAFETDWYFDETIDIVINKIKEWYTAVQGMSFNSFKEIKQTLTQLDAYPASRSTIVMACYQMFNDLQSLTVSYGATVSGLNNEKYRQLVETQPERIKLKWTTNILHDLDKLTTLPFDFNIAVDANESLSLRAVNLLEQVATYNVIYLEEPFKSLQTLDKSGITAQLDIALDEKAIEFNAIEKAINNHNIKVVILKPFRLGGIDKVMDIIKSLEHLNVKTVIGGMYEYGLSRYFTAMLAQYVTYTSDITPAGFYFEEDFVENMGILKNGRLVFNPPVVDAAKLVPIY from the coding sequence GTGAAAATTATTAATTTAGAGATTTACTATTATAATGAAAACTTTAAACAACCAATTATTACTCCTAAAATAACTTTGTCTGAACGTAAGGCTTTAATTATTAAACTGACAACTGATAATGGCGAAAGTTATTATGGAGAATGTAATGCCTTTGAAACAGATTGGTATTTTGATGAAACGATAGATATTGTTATTAATAAAATAAAAGAATGGTATACAGCAGTTCAAGGTATGTCATTCAACTCTTTCAAGGAGATTAAACAAACCTTAACACAATTAGATGCTTACCCAGCTAGTAGAAGTACGATTGTCATGGCCTGTTATCAAATGTTCAACGATTTACAATCACTCACAGTCAGTTATGGCGCGACGGTAAGTGGTTTGAATAACGAAAAATATAGACAGTTAGTCGAAACGCAACCCGAACGCATAAAGTTAAAATGGACGACTAATATTTTGCATGATTTAGACAAATTAACAACGTTACCATTTGATTTCAATATAGCGGTCGATGCGAATGAATCTTTATCTTTAAGAGCCGTTAATTTACTCGAACAAGTGGCTACATATAATGTTATTTATTTAGAAGAACCTTTTAAATCTTTACAAACTTTAGATAAATCGGGTATTACAGCGCAGTTGGATATTGCTTTAGATGAAAAAGCAATCGAGTTCAATGCAATTGAAAAGGCGATAAATAACCATAATATTAAAGTGGTTATTCTTAAACCATTTCGTTTAGGCGGTATTGATAAGGTAATGGATATTATTAAAAGTTTAGAACACTTAAATGTAAAAACCGTAATAGGTGGTATGTATGAATATGGATTAAGTAGATATTTTACAGCTATGCTTGCCCAATATGTTACATACACGAGTGACATTACACCTGCAGGGTTTTATTTTGAAGAGGATTTCGTTGAAAATATGGGTATATTAAAAAATGGAAGGTTAGTATTTAACCCTCCAGTAGTTGATGCGGCAAAATTAGTGCCTATTTATTAG
- the yidD gene encoding membrane protein insertion efficiency factor YidD, whose amino-acid sequence MMKKVLLFIIYIYQKFISPLTPATCRFYPTCSAYTKEAIEVYGPFKGGWLGLKRILKCHPFHKSGFDPVPLKKEHKHTNK is encoded by the coding sequence ATTATGAAAAAAGTTTTATTATTTATTATTTATATTTATCAAAAATTCATCTCACCATTAACGCCAGCGACATGTCGTTTCTATCCTACCTGTTCAGCATATACCAAAGAGGCAATAGAAGTCTATGGTCCATTTAAAGGTGGATGGTTAGGGTTAAAACGTATTTTAAAATGTCATCCATTCCACAAAAGTGGTTTTGATCCGGTTCCTTTAAAAAAAGAGCATAAACATACTAATAAATAG
- the ytkD gene encoding RNA deprotection pyrophosphohydrolase — translation MTIKYLDKDNNEVYLNYTTDKDEANGQHVLIIPIYNNKLLFTQHDIRGIEFPGGKIEENESSLAAAQRELNEETGAVATELHYIAQYYVARQNLPSFYKDVYVAKIDYLENKQDYLETSGPKFFSKVTDIPEQQRSFLIKDTTILNCLERVIELGYYK, via the coding sequence ATGACTATTAAGTATTTAGATAAAGATAATAACGAAGTATATCTTAACTATACAACAGATAAAGATGAGGCTAATGGTCAGCATGTATTGATTATACCGATATATAATAACAAATTATTATTTACTCAACATGATATTAGAGGTATAGAGTTTCCTGGTGGCAAAATTGAGGAAAATGAATCTTCGTTAGCTGCTGCGCAACGAGAATTAAATGAGGAAACAGGCGCAGTTGCGACAGAACTTCATTACATCGCTCAATATTATGTCGCTAGACAAAATTTACCTAGTTTTTATAAAGATGTATATGTTGCTAAAATTGACTATTTAGAAAATAAACAAGATTATTTAGAGACGAGTGGACCTAAATTTTTTAGTAAAGTTACAGATATACCTGAACAACAACGAAGTTTTTTAATAAAAGACACAACCATTTTAAACTGTTTAGAACGGGTGATCGAACTTGGATATTATAAGTAA
- a CDS encoding alpha/beta hydrolase family protein — translation MDIISKKRMPIDVTTHVFDEITYEVDGLHVKGLMATPAHEVKRIVMYLRGGKGQVGKVRAARLLQFIDPTTLVIAPYYRGNNGSEGKDDFYGDDLNDVTQLLSILIHHYPHAFVHMIGFSRGGLQGLLTFQDLPVHSYIIWGGVTDIHLMYQERVDLRGMLRRMVGHPKKDIEAYDKRDAIKHITQDAPPILIIHGYQDHQVGIQQAQFLAQSLTEIGAVHRTLYQQREGHVPRPFALSKVLKQLKQWMLDIENQQLQDNYNVE, via the coding sequence TTGGATATTATAAGTAAAAAACGTATGCCAATTGATGTAACGACGCATGTATTTGACGAAATAACTTATGAAGTTGATGGGTTACATGTTAAAGGACTTATGGCGACACCTGCACATGAAGTTAAACGTATAGTGATGTATTTGCGCGGTGGAAAAGGACAAGTAGGTAAAGTAAGAGCTGCGCGTTTATTGCAATTTATTGATCCGACTACTTTAGTCATTGCACCTTATTATCGAGGCAACAATGGAAGCGAAGGAAAAGATGATTTTTATGGTGATGATTTAAATGACGTAACACAGTTACTGTCAATTTTGATTCATCATTATCCTCATGCGTTTGTGCATATGATTGGTTTTTCACGTGGAGGCTTACAAGGATTATTAACTTTTCAAGATTTACCTGTACATAGTTATATTATTTGGGGTGGCGTAACTGATATCCATTTAATGTATCAAGAACGTGTGGATTTAAGAGGTATGTTGCGTAGAATGGTAGGGCATCCGAAAAAAGATATTGAGGCTTATGATAAAAGGGATGCTATTAAGCATATAACTCAAGATGCGCCGCCAATATTAATTATACATGGTTATCAAGATCATCAAGTCGGCATTCAACAAGCACAATTTTTAGCGCAATCTTTAACTGAAATTGGTGCTGTGCATCGGACACTATATCAACAAAGAGAAGGACATGTACCGAGACCCTTTGCATTATCAAAAGTATTAAAGCAACTTAAGCAATGGATGTTAGATATAGAAAATCAACAACTACAAGATAACTACAACGTGGAATAA
- the pckA gene encoding phosphoenolpyruvate carboxykinase (ATP), giving the protein MAIDTYTYTSKLENIYKKTTSLFQLSTTELYYKMLENNEGELTELGAINARTGKYTGRSPKDKFIVTEPSYKDDIDWGNINQPIDETTFLNLYNKVLDYLNERDELYIFNGYAGSDEDSQLKLSVINELSWHNLFAQNMFIKPDSKEEAEEIKADFTIVSAPRFKADPAVDGTNSETFIITSFKHKVILIGGTEYAGEMKKGIFSVMNYLLPKDNIMSMHCSANVGEKGDVALFFGLSGTGKTTLSADPTRKLIGDDEHGWNDNGIFNIEGGCYAKAINLSKKKEPQIYDAIKYGTILENVVVDNDGDIDFDDNYYTENTRAAYPIDHIDNIVKPSKAAHPNTIIFLTADAFGVLPPISKLTKDQAMYHFLSGFTAKLAGTERGITEPEPSFSTCFGSPFLPLDAKVYSDILGELIDKHEVDVYLVNTGWTGGKYGVGRRISLSYTRQMVNKAITGELTEAEYATDETFGLNIPVSIEGVPQTLLNPMNAWSDKEAYKEQANDLIERFNQNFEKFGEETAELAEKGGFKK; this is encoded by the coding sequence ATGGCGATAGATACATATACTTACACAAGTAAACTGGAAAACATTTATAAAAAAACAACTTCTTTATTTCAATTATCAACAACCGAATTGTACTATAAGATGTTGGAAAACAACGAAGGTGAATTGACTGAACTTGGTGCAATTAATGCTCGAACTGGGAAGTATACAGGTCGTTCACCGAAAGATAAATTTATAGTAACTGAACCTTCTTATAAAGATGATATTGATTGGGGTAATATCAATCAACCTATTGACGAAACTACATTTTTAAATCTATATAACAAAGTTTTAGATTATTTAAACGAACGTGATGAATTGTACATTTTCAATGGTTACGCAGGTAGTGACGAAGATTCACAATTAAAACTATCTGTTATCAACGAATTATCTTGGCATAACTTATTTGCACAAAATATGTTTATTAAACCTGATTCCAAAGAAGAAGCTGAAGAAATCAAAGCTGATTTCACAATTGTTTCTGCACCAAGATTTAAAGCAGATCCAGCTGTTGATGGTACAAATTCTGAAACATTTATTATTACTTCATTCAAACATAAAGTTATCCTTATCGGTGGTACTGAATACGCTGGTGAAATGAAAAAAGGTATTTTTTCAGTAATGAATTACCTATTACCTAAAGATAATATTATGAGTATGCATTGTTCAGCCAATGTAGGCGAAAAAGGTGACGTAGCATTATTCTTTGGTTTATCTGGTACAGGTAAAACAACTTTATCTGCCGATCCTACTCGTAAATTAATTGGGGATGACGAACACGGTTGGAATGATAATGGTATCTTTAATATTGAAGGTGGATGTTACGCTAAAGCTATTAATCTTTCTAAGAAAAAAGAACCTCAAATATACGACGCGATTAAATATGGTACTATTTTAGAAAATGTAGTAGTTGATAACGATGGTGATATTGATTTCGATGATAACTACTATACTGAAAATACTCGTGCTGCCTATCCAATAGACCATATTGATAATATTGTTAAACCATCTAAAGCAGCACATCCAAATACGATTATATTCTTAACTGCTGATGCTTTCGGTGTGTTACCTCCAATTTCTAAATTGACTAAAGACCAAGCGATGTATCATTTCTTAAGTGGTTTCACTGCTAAACTTGCAGGTACTGAACGTGGTATTACAGAACCTGAACCATCGTTCTCAACTTGTTTTGGCTCACCTTTCTTACCATTAGATGCGAAAGTATATTCTGACATCTTAGGTGAATTGATTGATAAACATGAAGTTGATGTATACTTAGTTAATACTGGTTGGACTGGTGGTAAATACGGCGTAGGTCGTCGTATTAGTTTATCTTATACTCGTCAAATGGTTAACAAAGCTATTACTGGTGAATTAACTGAAGCTGAATATGCGACAGATGAAACATTTGGTTTAAATATTCCGGTTAGTATTGAAGGCGTCCCTCAAACACTTTTAAATCCTATGAACGCATGGAGCGATAAAGAAGCTTATAAAGAACAAGCTAACGATTTAATCGAACGTTTTAACCAAAACTTTGAAAAATTCGGTGAAGAGACAGCTGAGCTTGCTGAAAAAGGCGGCTTTAAAAAGTAA